Part of the Propioniciclava sp. MC1595 genome is shown below.
AGCCCGGTTCGGACCACCAGCTCTCGATCGCCCGCGCCCTGGCGCTGTCGATCAACGACGCCGACGGCGCGGCCGTGCTGCGCGCCTGGCTCGACGGCACCGAGGCCCCCGAGGGCCTGGCCATCGACACCGACCTGCGCTGGCGCCTGCTGACCGAGCTCGCCCGCGTGGGCGCGGCCGGCGAGGCCGAGATCGCGGCCGAGGCCGAGCGCGACCGCACGGCGACAGGCGCCGAGAAGGCGGCCGGGGCCCGGGCGGCGTCCAAGGACGCCGCGGCCAAGGCCGAGGCGTGGGCCGCCGCGACCGAGCGCGACACCCCGAACGAGACCCACTTCCAGATCTGCTCCCAGTTCTGGCAGCTCGACCAGGACGAGGTGCTGGCGCCCTACGCCGACCTCTACCTCGACGTGGTCGACGCGATCGGGTCCGGCCGCGGCACCTGGGCGACGGCGTCCACCACGATCCGCCAGCACGTGCTCGGGCTGCTGTTCCCGCGCCCGCTGGCCGACCGGGCGTTCATCGCGAAGCTCGACGGGTTCCTCGAGGGTCGCCAGCTGCCCGACTCGGTGCGCCGCCTCGTCAGCGAGCGTCGCGACGACGCCGTGCGGGCCCTGAACAACCAGGAGCGCTGAGCCACCCCGGCCCGGTAGCGTCGGGGCCATGCCCACTGTCGCGACGATCACCGGGTGGCTCGAGGCCGCCTATCCCCCAGCCCTCGCCGAGGACTGGGACCGGGTCGGGCTCGCCGTCGGCGACCCCGGCGCCGAGGTCGACCACGTGCTCTTCGCCGTCGACGTCACCGACGCCGTGGTCGAGCAGGCGGTCGCGGTCGGCGCCCAGCTGGTCGTGAGCCACCACCCCCTGCTCCTGCGGGGCGTGCACGCCCTGCGCACCGACCAGCCGAAGGGGCGCGTGGTCGCCGCCCTGCTGCGCGCCGGGATCGCCCAGTTCGCGGCGCACACGAACGCCGACTCCGCCCCCGGCGGGGTCGCCGACACCCTCGCCGCGGCCTGCGGCCTGGTCGACCTGCGCCCGCTGCTGCCGGTGCCGACCGAGCTGCTCGACAAGGTGGTCACGTTCGTCCCGACCCCCCAGACCCAGCAAGTCATCGACGCGCTCGCGAAGGCGGGCGCGGGGGCGATCGGCGACTACGACCGCTGCGCCTTCACGAGCCCCGGCACGGGCACGTTCCGGCCGCTGGCCGGAGCCAACCCCACCATCGGCAGCGTGGGCGCGATCGAGGAGGTCGAGGAGACACGCGTCGAGATGGCCCTCCCCCGCGGCCGGCGGTCAGCGGTGCTGGCCGCGCTGCGGGCGTCCCACCCCTACGAGGAACCCGCCTTCGACGTCATCGAACTGGCGGGCGAGCCGTCGGGGCGGGGGCTGGGCAGGATCGGCCGGCTCCCCGAGCCGATGACGGCCGCCGCGTTCGCCGAGCGCCTGGCGGCGTCCGTGCCCGCGACCGCCGGTGGGGTGAAGCTGGGCGGCGACCCCGACCGGATGCTGGACACCGTCGCCGTGCTCGGCGGCGCCGGGGACTCGATGCTGGACGCCGCGCGCGCGGCCGGGGTCGACTGCTACGTGACCGGTGACCTGCGCCACCACCCGGCGCAGGACTTCCTGGCGCACGCGGGCGCGCCGGTGCTCGTGGACGTGCCGCACTGGGCGGCCGAGTGGACGTGGTTGCCGGCCGCCGAGCGGGTGCTCGAGGCGGCGGCTGCGGACGCCGGTGTCCGCGTGGGGTCGACGGTGTCGCGGATCGTCACCGATCCCTGGGTGGCGCGGTACTAGGCGCGCTCGAGCTCCTTGCCCTGGGACTTGCGCAGCCAGTGCGGGCCCATGAAGAACAGCGTCACCGCGGCCGCCATCGCGACCGGGATCGCGACGATGATCAGGAAGCTGTCCATGAGGGTCGGCGAGTAGACCTCGGGCCAGCCCGGCAGGTGGTGGGTCGGGATCAGGGCGAGATGCGACATGGCCGAAATGGTAGCGGACAGTTGGGGTAGATTGACTGCCGCAATGAGCGGCGGAGGAGCAACTCGGTGAGTGCAGACGGTGGGGCCCGGGTCATCTGGGACAGCGACGACGTCAATCGGGCCTTGAAGCGCATCGCCCACCAGGTGCTCGAGAGCAACCGCGGGGCCGAGGGACTGGTGCTGCTGGGCATCCGCACCCGGGGCATCCCGCTCGCGCGCCGGCTCGGGGCGTTCATCTCCGAGGCCGAGGGCGTCGAGGTTCCGGTCGGCGAGCTCGACATCACGATGTACCGCGACGACCTCCGCAGGAACCCGACCCGCGCGGTCGGCCCCACGCGCATCCCGGTCGACCTGACGGGTCGCACGGTCGTGCTGGTCGACGACGTGCTCTACTCGGGCCGCACGATAGCCGCGGCGATGGACGCGCTGAAGGACCTGGGCCGCCCCCGCGTGGTGCGCCTGGCGGTCCTGATCGACCGCGGCCACCGCGAACTGCCCATCCAGGCCGACCACGTCGGCAAGGACCTCCCGACCAGCTCGGCCGAGCACGTGCGCGTGACCGTCGCCGAGATCGACGGCGAGGACCTGGTCACGCTGAGCCAGACCAAGGAGTCCTGATGCGCCACCTGCTGAGCGCCGCCGACCTGTCCGCCGACGAGGTCGCCTCTCTGCTGGACGTCGCCGAGGAGATGCACGAGGTGCAGCGGCGGCCGATCAAGAAGCTGCCCGCCCTGCGCGGCCGCACGATCATCAACATGTTCTTCGAGGACTCGACCCGCACCCGCACCTCCTTCGAGATCGCGGGCAAGTGGATGAGCGCCGACACCATCAACGTGTCGGGCAAGGGGTCGTCGGTCTCCAAGGGCGAGTCCCTGCGCGACACGATGATGACGCTGGACGCCATGGGCGTGGACTGCTTCGTCATCCGGCACGCGTCCTCGGGCGCCGTCGCCCAAGCGGCGGGCTGGGTGCGCGCGTCCGTCGTCAACGCCGGGGACGGCCAGCACGAGCACCCCACCCAGGCCCTGCTGGACGCCTACACGATGCGCCAGCACTTCCGCGCCACCCCGGGGGTCAGCGACTCCTTCGAGGGCAAGCGGATCGTCATCGTCGGCGACCTGCTCCACTCGCGAGTGGTGCGCTCGAACGTGCTGCTGCAGCGCACCCTCGGCGGCCAGGTCACCCTCGTCGCTCCCCCGACCCTGCTGCCGACCGGCGTCGACACGTGGGGCGTGAGGGTCACCCAGGACCTCGACGCGGCGCTCGCCGACGCCGACGTCGTGATGATGCTGCGCGTGCAGCGCGAGCGCATGTCGGGCGGGTTCTTCCCGACCGCGCGCGAGTACTCCGCGGGCTACGGGCTGACCGCCGAGCGGCTGGCCGCCCTGCGGCCGACCGCGGCGATCATGCACCCGGGGCCGATGAACCGCGGCGTGGAGATCTCCAGCGAGGCGGCCGACGCGGCGTCCTCGCGGGTGCTGGACCAGGTGTCGGCCGGTGTGGCCGTCCGCATGAGCGTGCTGTACCACCTGCTGGGTGGAGAGGGAGAAGCCTGATGAGCCTTGTCATCACCGGAGCCACGCTCGCCGACGGGTCGGCGCTCGACTTCGCGGTCGTCGACGGAAGGATCGCCGCGGCGTCCGACGCCCCGTCCGACGCCGAGCGCGTCGACGCCGCCGGCCTGGTCGCGCTGCCCGGCCTGGTCGACCTGCACACCCACCTGCGCGAGCCGGGCAAGGAGGACGCCGAGACCGTGGCGTCCGGCACCCGCGCTGCCGCGCGCGGCGGCTACACCGCCGTGTTCGCCATGCCGAACCTCACCCCGGCGACCGACACCGCCGAGGCCGCCCAGTACGTCGCCGAGCTCGGACGCCGCGACGGCCACTGCGAGGTCGTCCCGATCGGCGCCGTGACCAAGGGTCGCGACGGCGTGGAGCTCGCCGAGCTCGGGCTGATGGCCGAGCACGGCGTCCGGGTGTTCTCCGACGACGGCGCGTGCGTGCACGACTCGCTGATCATGCGCCGGGCGCTGACCTACCTGAAGCCCTACGACGGCGTCGTCGCCCAGCACGCGCAGGACCCGCGCCTGGCCGGGCCGTCGGCGTGCTGCCACGAGTCGGAGGTCTCCGGACGTCTCGGCCTGCCGGCGTGGCCGTCGGTCGCCGAGTCGGTGATCATCGCCCGCGACGTGCAGCTGGCCGAGTTCACCGGCGGGCGCTACCACGCCTGCCACATCTCGACCGCCGAGAGCGTCGACATCATCCGCTGGGCGAAGAAGCGCGGCAAGGCCGACATCACCGCCGAGGTGACCCCCCACCACCTGCTGCTGGACACCCCGCACGTGGAGTCGTTCGACACCACCTACAAGGTGAACCCGCCGCTGCGCACCAACGAGCACATCGAGGCGCTGCGCGAGGCCCTGGTCGACGGCACGATCGACATCGTCGGCACCGACCACGCGCCGCACACGCAGGAGGACAAGGACCACCCGTTCGACGTGGCCTCCCCCGGCATGCTCGGCCTCGAGGAGGCCCTGGCCGTGGTCATGGAGCTGTTCGTCAGCACCGGCCGCATGGACTGGGCGTCCGTGGTCGACCGCATGTCGACCGCGCCGGCCCGCATCGGCCGCCTGCCGCACCAGGGGCGTCCGGTCGCCGTCGGGGAGCCGGCCAACCTCGTGCTCGTCGACCCCAGCCGCCGGGCCACGGTCGACCGGTCGCGCTCGGCCTCGAAGTCGCGCAACAACCCCTACCACGGCCTCGACCTGCCCGACCCGGTGCAGATGACGGTGTGGGCGGGGAAGGTCACCTTCCGCCGCTGAGGACCGGACAAAGAACGCTCCCCACGTGATGCAGGTGCGCATCAGGTGGGGAGCGTTCCTCGTCGTGGACGGTCAGGCGGCAGCGGCCTCAAGCTCGCGGGCCAGCGCCAGGATGGACGCCCGGGCGGCCGGGTCGGGGATCTTGAGGTAGTCGCACGCCTTCTCGACCGACTCCTCCAGCGTGCCCTCGCCGAAGCCCTTGACCGCGTCGGCGTTGGCATCCTGGAACGGGGCACCCACGCCGCGCAGGTGCAGCACCCAGGCGGCCACGGCGCGCTCGGCACCGATCGGCTCGCCGCCCGCGGCGCGCTCGGCGTTCAGCGCGGGCACGATGCGGATCGGGATCTTCACCGAGCCGTCGGCCGCGATGCGGGCGAGCTGGTCCTTCATGCGGGGGTTCCCGAAGCGCTCGAGCAGGGCGGCGCGGTAGTCGGCGACCTCCTGGGCGGGCAGCGGCAGGTGCTTCGCGGCGACGTCCCACCAGTCGTTGACCCAGCCGTTGACCACGGGGTCGGAGATGGCCTCGTACACGGTCGGGCGCCCGACGATCGTGGCCGCGTACGCCATCAGCGAGTGCGAGCCGTTGAGCAGCCAGAGCTTGCGCAACTCGTGCGGGGTGATGTCGTCGACGAAGTTGGCGCCGGCGTCCTCCCAGCGGGGGCGTCCGGCCCTGAAGTCGCCCGCGATGACCCACTCGGTGAAGGGCTCGGTGGCGACCGCCGCCGGGTCCTCGACGTCGGTGTCGCCGGTGATGGCCTGCAGGGCCTCCTCCGAGATCGACGGGGTGATCCGGTCGACCATCGTGGTGGCGAAGCCGACGTTCTCCTCGACCCACGCGGCCAGGGACGGGTCGACCAGCACCGCGACGTCGCGGACCACGTGGGCGACCATCTCGCCGTTGTCGGGCACGTTGTCGCACGGGCAGAAGGTGATCGGGCCCGCACCGGCCTCGCGGCGGACGATCAGGCCGGCGGCGAACTTGCCGGGGGCCGTCTTCACGTCGGCGAGGTTCCCGGCCTTGATGGCCTCGATGTCGGCCTGCACGGCCGGGTTGTCGGCGTCCAGACCGCCGCCGGGCTTGGGCATGTACCCGGCCTCGGTGATGGTCGAGGTGACGATCGCCAGCTCGGGGCTGCGGAAGTACTCGAGCAACTGCTCGACGTCGGTGCCGGAGTGGGTCGCCGAGAGCGAGCTGATCACCTGGTAGTCGTTGCCCTCGGGGTTCTGCACCACGAGGGTGAACAGGTTGTCCTGCTTCTGCATCTCGGGCACGATGCCCAGCGAGCGGCCGGTGAACGCGGCGATGCCCCAGTCGGCGGCGTCGGGCGCACGGTCGGTGTACATCGCCTGGTGGGCGCGGAAGAAGTTGCCCATGCCGAGGTGGACGATGCGGACGGGGGCGACGGGGCGTCCGTCCTGCGAGCGGGAGAGTCGACGAGCCACGAGAGGTTCCTTTCCGAGCAGCGGTGCAAGGGGTGATCCGTGTTGGTCCCGACCCTAGGCCCCAGCCCGGCCCCACGCGCGCAGTCTCCCGAAGTTGCCACGGCGGCTGCCCCGATTCCCGCTTCGGCGCGGGCGTCCCGGTCTAGGCTGGCCCCACCGGACCGGACCCAGGAGGCACCCGTGAGCACCGACGTCAGCCGCGCACGCACCACCCTCGAGGCAGTCACCATCGGCGGCCCGCACCAGACCGTCAGCGACGCCGAGCTGGACGCCTTCGTCGCCGAGCAGTTCGCCCGCGTCGACTTCGACGGCAAGAAGGTCGTGCTGGTCGTGCCCGACGGCACCCGCAGCTGCCCGCTGCGGCTCATGGTCAGCACCGCCCACAAGTACCTCATCGACCGCGTCGCCTCGCTGACCTGCGTGATCGCCCTGGGCACCCACTCCTACATGGAGCCCGACGAGATCGACGCCTGGTTCGGGATCGGGGAGGGCGAGACCCTGGAGTCGGTCTACCCGGGCATGACGATCGTGAACCACGAGTTCCTCGACCCCGAGATGATCGTGGACATCGGCACCCTGACGGCCGCCCAGATCAAGGAGCTGTCGAACGGCTCCATGGAGGAGGACGTGGTGGTCGAGATGAACCGCCACGTCGTCGAGGCCGACATCAACCTGGTCATCGGCCCGGTGTTCCCGCACGAGGTCGTGGGCATCTCGGGCGGCAACAAGTACTTCATCCCCGGCTGCTCGACCCACGACGCGATCGACCTCTCCCACTGGGTGGGCGCCCTCATCGGCGTCGAGGACATGATCGGCTCCCCCGGCGTCACCCCGGTGCGCAAGATCATCAACGCGGGCGTCGACCTGATCCCCAACGACAAGTACGCCCTGTGCATCGTCGTCCAGTCGGGCACGGGCGAGCTCGAGTCGGCCACCTTCGGCGACACCGAGTCGTCGTGGGCGGACGCCGCGGACATCGCCGCCGAGAGCCACGTCGTCTACGTCGACGAGCCCTTCACCAAGGTGCTCGCGATGATGCCGACCCGTTACGACGACATCTGGACCGCCGCCAAGGGCTGCTACAAGATGCAGCCGGCCATGGCCGACGGCGGCGAGGTCATCATCTACGCGCCGCACGTCACCGAGGTCTCCGAGCAGCACCCCGAGATCTACGACATCGGCTACCACTCGATCCCCTACTTCACCAAGCAGTGGGACAAGTTCAAGGACGTACCCAAGGGCGTCCTGGCCCACTCGACGCACGTGCGTGGCGCGGGCGACTACGACCCCGAGACGGGCGTCGAGACCAACCGCATCAAGGTGACGCTGTGCACCCAGATCCCGGAGGAGGTCTGCCGGTCGGTGAACCTCGGCTACCTGCCGCTGGACGCCGTGGACGTCGAGGCGTGGAAGGCCGACCCCAACGTGTTCGTCCAGGAGAACGCCGGCGAGGTGCTGTACCGCCTGCGCAAGAAGTGAGGCCCTGACACGAGCGGCCCCCGGATCACTCCGGGGGCCGCTCGTTGCGTGTTGGGTCCGGGGTTACGCAGGTCCGGTGCTGTGCCGGACGATGAGCCGCACGGGCACGGAGACCGGGGCGGTCTCGGCCGACTTGTGGCCGGCCAGCGACGACACGACGTAGCGCACGGCCGAGTCGCCCAACATGGTCAGCGGGGCGGCGACGGTGGTGAGCCCGGGGGTCACCAGCGCGGAGGCGAAGATGTTGTCGAAGCCGATGATGCTGATCTGTTCGGGCACCTTGATGCCGCGCTCGGCCAGGCCCTGCATGAGGCCGATCGCCATGAGGTCGTTGAAGCACACGACGGCCTTCAGCCGGCGGGCGGCGATGACCTCGGCGGCGCCGCGACCGCCCTGCAGGGTGGGCGCGAAGGGGCCGACGCGGTGTTCAGTGAAGCCCAGCTCCTTGGCCGAGTCGCGCATCGCGCGCCAGCGCATGCCGTCGGCCCAGGACGCCTCGGGCCCGGCCAGGTAGGTGATGTTGCGGTGGCCGAGGGCCAGCAGGTGCTCGGTGGCCTTGCGGACGCCGTGGGCCATGTCGGGGATGATGCAGTGCAGGCCGGCCACGCGCCGGTTCAGGATCACCACGGGAAGTTGCTTGGCGACCGTGCGCAGCTCGGTGTCGGACAGCCGGGAGCTGGCCACGATCAGGCCGTCGAGCAGCGGCAGGGAGCGGCGCAGCATCTCACGCTCGAGCGCCTCGGACTCCTGCGCGTCGTTCAGGGTGACCACGAAGCCCGCCTCGGCGGCCGCAGCCTGGCAGCCACGGATCACACGGAAGTTGAAGGGGTTGGTGATGTCGGCCACCGCCAGGCCCAGCACCTTGGTGGTGCTCTTGGCCGCCGTCCGGGACACCTCGCGGCTCCGGTAGCCCAGCTCCTCGGCGACCTGCCGGATCTTCTCGGCCGTCTGGGCGCTCACCCGGCCCGGGCGCGAGAAGGCGCGTGACACGGTGGAGGGGCTCACACCGGCGACGCGTGCGACGTCGTAGATGGTGGCATCTGACCCCGTGCCCGGCTCATTGACCATGGTCGAAACCCTAGCAACCCGGCAACTCCGTGCAACGAAGTTTGGAGAACTTCCGGCCCCGGGCGGACGAGGGTACCCTTCGCCCGCCCGGGGCCGGAAGCGCCGGGGAGTGCCCGATCAGCTGGGGATGTTGAAGGCCTTCCTGGGCAGCGTCGAGGTCAGGTCGAACGCCGTCTGCTCGGCCTCGTCGATCTCGAGGCGGCCCTCGACGACCAGCTCGGCCAGATGCGAGACGTCGCACCGGCGGGCGACGTCGTGGCGGGCCGGGATCGACATGAACGCGCGGGTGTCGTCGATGAAGCCGGTCGTCTTGTAGAAGGTGCCGTACTCGGTGAGCGCCTTGCGCCAGCGCTTGATCGCGTCCGGCGCGTCGATGAACCACCACGGGGGGCCGACGTACACGGACGGGTAGAACCCGGCGAGCGGGCCGACCTCGCGGCTGTAGACGGTCTCGTCCATGCCGAACAGGATGATGCGGAAGTTCGGGTGCGTCCCGAACGCGTTCAGGACCGGGCGGAGGGCCTCCACGACCTCGAAGCTGAGCGGGATGTCGCCTCCGACGTCGGCGCCGAACCGCTCGAACGTCGGCTGGTGGTGGTTGCGGGCCACGGCCGGGTGGTAGGTCATGACGAGGCCGTCGTCGGACGCCATCCGGGCCTGCTCGAACATGAACGCGCGGCGCAGCGCGGTGCACTCCTCCGCGGACGCCTCGCCCCGTCGGGCGCGCGCGTAGACGGCCTCGGCGTCCTCGAGCGGGGCCATGACCATGTCGACGTGGGCGTGGTCGGTCGAGGTGGCGCCCATGCTCTTGAAGAACGCGCGGCGGTTCTCCATGGCCGACACCCAGCCACCCCACGTCCCGGTGTCGATGCCCGTCTTCTCGGCGAGGGCGTCCATGAGGTCGTTCCAGTCCTCGCGCGCGGGCTCGAGGTACTTGTCGGGACGGAAGGTCGGCACGACCGTGCGGGTGAACGACGCGTCGTCACGGAGCTTGGCGTGGTGCTCGAGGTCGTCCAGGGGGTCGTCGGTGGTGGCGATGAACTCGATGTCGAAGCGGTCCATGAGCGCGCGCGGACGGAACTCCGGGGTGCGCAGCTTCTCGGCGATCGTGTCGTAGATCCGGTCGGCCGTCTCCTCCGACGGGCGCACGTCGACACCGAAGATGTCGACCAGCTCGGCCTCCATCCAGAACTTCATCGGGGTGCCGCGGTAGAGGTACCAGTGCTTGCAGAAGATCCTCCAGGCGTTGCGGGCCTGCTCCGCGCTGAAGTCGTCGCGGCCCATGGGCACGCCCAGGTCGGCCAGGTCGACGCCCTGGCCGTGCATGATGCGGTTGACGTAGTGGTCGGGCGTGAGCAGCAGGTTGGTCGGGTCCGGGAACTCGAGGTCGTCCGCGATCCACACCGGCGGGACGTGGCCGTGCGGCGAGAGGATCGGGAGGTCCTTGATCTGCTCGTAGAGCTTGCGGGCGACCGCGCGCGTCTGCGGTTCAGCCGGGAACAGCCGGTCGGGATTCAGGGTCAA
Proteins encoded:
- a CDS encoding Nif3-like dinuclear metal center hexameric protein; translation: MPTVATITGWLEAAYPPALAEDWDRVGLAVGDPGAEVDHVLFAVDVTDAVVEQAVAVGAQLVVSHHPLLLRGVHALRTDQPKGRVVAALLRAGIAQFAAHTNADSAPGGVADTLAAACGLVDLRPLLPVPTELLDKVVTFVPTPQTQQVIDALAKAGAGAIGDYDRCAFTSPGTGTFRPLAGANPTIGSVGAIEEVEETRVEMALPRGRRSAVLAALRASHPYEEPAFDVIELAGEPSGRGLGRIGRLPEPMTAAAFAERLAASVPATAGGVKLGGDPDRMLDTVAVLGGAGDSMLDAARAAGVDCYVTGDLRHHPAQDFLAHAGAPVLVDVPHWAAEWTWLPAAERVLEAAAADAGVRVGSTVSRIVTDPWVARY
- the pyrR gene encoding bifunctional pyr operon transcriptional regulator/uracil phosphoribosyltransferase PyrR; translated protein: MSADGGARVIWDSDDVNRALKRIAHQVLESNRGAEGLVLLGIRTRGIPLARRLGAFISEAEGVEVPVGELDITMYRDDLRRNPTRAVGPTRIPVDLTGRTVVLVDDVLYSGRTIAAAMDALKDLGRPRVVRLAVLIDRGHRELPIQADHVGKDLPTSSAEHVRVTVAEIDGEDLVTLSQTKES
- a CDS encoding aspartate carbamoyltransferase catalytic subunit, with the translated sequence MRHLLSAADLSADEVASLLDVAEEMHEVQRRPIKKLPALRGRTIINMFFEDSTRTRTSFEIAGKWMSADTINVSGKGSSVSKGESLRDTMMTLDAMGVDCFVIRHASSGAVAQAAGWVRASVVNAGDGQHEHPTQALLDAYTMRQHFRATPGVSDSFEGKRIVIVGDLLHSRVVRSNVLLQRTLGGQVTLVAPPTLLPTGVDTWGVRVTQDLDAALADADVVMMLRVQRERMSGGFFPTAREYSAGYGLTAERLAALRPTAAIMHPGPMNRGVEISSEAADAASSRVLDQVSAGVAVRMSVLYHLLGGEGEA
- a CDS encoding dihydroorotase, producing the protein MSLVITGATLADGSALDFAVVDGRIAAASDAPSDAERVDAAGLVALPGLVDLHTHLREPGKEDAETVASGTRAAARGGYTAVFAMPNLTPATDTAEAAQYVAELGRRDGHCEVVPIGAVTKGRDGVELAELGLMAEHGVRVFSDDGACVHDSLIMRRALTYLKPYDGVVAQHAQDPRLAGPSACCHESEVSGRLGLPAWPSVAESVIIARDVQLAEFTGGRYHACHISTAESVDIIRWAKKRGKADITAEVTPHHLLLDTPHVESFDTTYKVNPPLRTNEHIEALREALVDGTIDIVGTDHAPHTQEDKDHPFDVASPGMLGLEEALAVVMELFVSTGRMDWASVVDRMSTAPARIGRLPHQGRPVAVGEPANLVLVDPSRRATVDRSRSASKSRNNPYHGLDLPDPVQMTVWAGKVTFRR
- a CDS encoding mannitol dehydrogenase family protein; translated protein: MARRLSRSQDGRPVAPVRIVHLGMGNFFRAHQAMYTDRAPDAADWGIAAFTGRSLGIVPEMQKQDNLFTLVVQNPEGNDYQVISSLSATHSGTDVEQLLEYFRSPELAIVTSTITEAGYMPKPGGGLDADNPAVQADIEAIKAGNLADVKTAPGKFAAGLIVRREAGAGPITFCPCDNVPDNGEMVAHVVRDVAVLVDPSLAAWVEENVGFATTMVDRITPSISEEALQAITGDTDVEDPAAVATEPFTEWVIAGDFRAGRPRWEDAGANFVDDITPHELRKLWLLNGSHSLMAYAATIVGRPTVYEAISDPVVNGWVNDWWDVAAKHLPLPAQEVADYRAALLERFGNPRMKDQLARIAADGSVKIPIRIVPALNAERAAGGEPIGAERAVAAWVLHLRGVGAPFQDANADAVKGFGEGTLEESVEKACDYLKIPDPAARASILALARELEAAAA
- a CDS encoding lactate racemase domain-containing protein, which gives rise to MSTDVSRARTTLEAVTIGGPHQTVSDAELDAFVAEQFARVDFDGKKVVLVVPDGTRSCPLRLMVSTAHKYLIDRVASLTCVIALGTHSYMEPDEIDAWFGIGEGETLESVYPGMTIVNHEFLDPEMIVDIGTLTAAQIKELSNGSMEEDVVVEMNRHVVEADINLVIGPVFPHEVVGISGGNKYFIPGCSTHDAIDLSHWVGALIGVEDMIGSPGVTPVRKIINAGVDLIPNDKYALCIVVQSGTGELESATFGDTESSWADAADIAAESHVVYVDEPFTKVLAMMPTRYDDIWTAAKGCYKMQPAMADGGEVIIYAPHVTEVSEQHPEIYDIGYHSIPYFTKQWDKFKDVPKGVLAHSTHVRGAGDYDPETGVETNRIKVTLCTQIPEEVCRSVNLGYLPLDAVDVEAWKADPNVFVQENAGEVLYRLRKK
- a CDS encoding LacI family DNA-binding transcriptional regulator, yielding MVNEPGTGSDATIYDVARVAGVSPSTVSRAFSRPGRVSAQTAEKIRQVAEELGYRSREVSRTAAKSTTKVLGLAVADITNPFNFRVIRGCQAAAAEAGFVVTLNDAQESEALEREMLRRSLPLLDGLIVASSRLSDTELRTVAKQLPVVILNRRVAGLHCIIPDMAHGVRKATEHLLALGHRNITYLAGPEASWADGMRWRAMRDSAKELGFTEHRVGPFAPTLQGGRGAAEVIAARRLKAVVCFNDLMAIGLMQGLAERGIKVPEQISIIGFDNIFASALVTPGLTTVAAPLTMLGDSAVRYVVSSLAGHKSAETAPVSVPVRLIVRHSTGPA
- the uxaC gene encoding glucuronate isomerase, translating into MAGMTVPLTLNPDRLFPAEPQTRAVARKLYEQIKDLPILSPHGHVPPVWIADDLEFPDPTNLLLTPDHYVNRIMHGQGVDLADLGVPMGRDDFSAEQARNAWRIFCKHWYLYRGTPMKFWMEAELVDIFGVDVRPSEETADRIYDTIAEKLRTPEFRPRALMDRFDIEFIATTDDPLDDLEHHAKLRDDASFTRTVVPTFRPDKYLEPAREDWNDLMDALAEKTGIDTGTWGGWVSAMENRRAFFKSMGATSTDHAHVDMVMAPLEDAEAVYARARRGEASAEECTALRRAFMFEQARMASDDGLVMTYHPAVARNHHQPTFERFGADVGGDIPLSFEVVEALRPVLNAFGTHPNFRIILFGMDETVYSREVGPLAGFYPSVYVGPPWWFIDAPDAIKRWRKALTEYGTFYKTTGFIDDTRAFMSIPARHDVARRCDVSHLAELVVEGRLEIDEAEQTAFDLTSTLPRKAFNIPS